A single window of Sphingobium sp. SCG-1 DNA harbors:
- the htpG gene encoding molecular chaperone HtpG, with translation MTDTAVAPETHAFEADVSKLLHMMVHSVYSDKDVFLRELISNAADACEKLRYEAISHPEILSEDSAPRITITLDPDNRRLTLEDNGIGMTAADMGETLGTIARSGTKAFMDRIAADKGGEGSQLIGQFGVGFYSAFMVADRVEVISRRAGSDEAARWSSDGQGTYTIEPVAPEEAPQRGTRVVLHLLEDAKSYAEQFTVERIVKAQSGHVPVPIFLLEKPDAEAKEITDGAALWTKSRSDISEEDYADFYRSVAGQFDQPALTIHYRAEGRTEYSVLTFIPESKPFDLFDPDRKGRIKLYVRRVFITDEAEILPRYLRFVRGLVDSADLPLNMSREMIQDSPILSAIQKGVTGRVLSELEKLSNNDAEAYGKVWDNFGAVLKEGLYEDFERREALLNLARFKTTSSMENWRSLKDYVADIKENQTAIYYAVGNDLARLATSPQIEGFRARGIEVLLLPDQVDSFWTTIGVDYEGKPFKSVTQGAADLSLIPPADTGDAPKAEGGETIDALVAFAKQTLEDVVSDVRISDRLTTSAVCLVAPESGMDRQLEKLLASAGQLPAAAKPVLEINAGHGLIAKLANAADGSDDMKADIAHLLLDEARIADGEPPADPRAFAERLERLMTRALG, from the coding sequence ATGACAGACACTGCCGTAGCGCCCGAGACCCACGCCTTCGAAGCGGACGTCTCGAAACTCCTGCACATGATGGTGCATTCGGTCTATTCGGACAAAGACGTCTTCCTGCGCGAGTTGATCTCCAATGCGGCCGATGCGTGCGAGAAGCTGCGATACGAGGCGATCAGCCATCCCGAAATCCTGAGCGAAGACAGCGCGCCGCGCATCACGATCACGCTCGACCCGGACAACCGCCGCCTCACGCTGGAGGACAATGGCATTGGCATGACCGCCGCCGACATGGGCGAGACGCTCGGCACCATTGCCCGATCCGGTACGAAGGCGTTCATGGACCGGATCGCAGCCGACAAGGGCGGCGAAGGATCGCAATTGATCGGCCAGTTCGGCGTCGGTTTCTATTCGGCGTTCATGGTGGCCGATCGCGTCGAAGTCATCTCCCGTCGGGCAGGATCGGACGAAGCGGCACGCTGGTCGTCCGATGGTCAGGGCACTTACACGATCGAGCCGGTCGCCCCCGAGGAAGCCCCGCAGCGCGGCACTCGCGTGGTCTTGCATCTGCTGGAGGATGCCAAATCCTATGCCGAGCAGTTCACTGTCGAGCGGATCGTAAAGGCGCAGTCGGGCCACGTGCCCGTGCCGATCTTCCTGCTGGAAAAGCCCGATGCCGAAGCGAAGGAAATCACAGATGGCGCGGCGCTGTGGACCAAATCCAGGTCCGACATCAGCGAAGAGGATTATGCCGACTTCTATCGCAGCGTCGCGGGGCAGTTCGACCAGCCTGCGCTGACCATCCACTATCGCGCGGAAGGGCGTACCGAATATTCGGTGCTTACCTTCATTCCGGAGAGCAAGCCGTTCGACCTGTTCGATCCCGACCGCAAGGGCCGGATCAAGCTGTACGTCCGCCGCGTCTTCATCACCGACGAGGCGGAGATCCTGCCGCGCTACCTGCGCTTCGTGCGGGGCCTTGTGGATTCGGCCGACCTGCCGCTTAATATGTCGCGCGAGATGATCCAGGACAGTCCTATCCTCTCCGCGATCCAGAAGGGCGTGACGGGGCGCGTGCTGTCCGAACTGGAGAAGCTCTCGAACAACGATGCCGAGGCGTATGGCAAGGTCTGGGACAATTTCGGCGCGGTGCTGAAAGAAGGGCTGTACGAGGATTTCGAGCGGCGCGAGGCGCTGCTCAATCTCGCGCGGTTCAAGACGACGTCTTCCATGGAGAACTGGCGGTCGCTCAAGGATTATGTCGCCGACATCAAGGAGAACCAGACGGCGATCTACTATGCGGTCGGCAACGATCTCGCCCGTCTCGCCACGTCGCCGCAGATCGAGGGCTTCCGCGCACGCGGCATCGAAGTCCTGCTGCTCCCCGATCAGGTCGACAGCTTCTGGACCACCATCGGCGTCGATTATGAAGGCAAGCCCTTCAAGTCGGTGACGCAGGGTGCGGCGGACCTCAGCCTTATCCCGCCCGCCGACACGGGGGACGCTCCGAAGGCCGAAGGGGGCGAGACCATCGACGCGCTCGTCGCATTCGCCAAGCAGACGTTGGAGGATGTGGTGTCCGATGTCCGCATATCGGATCGCCTCACCACCAGCGCAGTGTGCCTGGTCGCGCCGGAGAGCGGGATGGATCGCCAGCTTGAGAAACTGCTTGCCAGCGCCGGGCAACTGCCCGCTGCCGCCAAGCCTGTGCTGGAGATCAATGCGGGGCATGGCCTGATCGCCAAGCTCGCGAACGCCGCCGACGGGAGCGACGACATGAAAGCGGATATCGCCCATCTGCTGCTGGATGAAGCACGGATTGCCGATGGCGAACCCCCTGCCGATCCGCGCGCTTTTGCGGAGCGGCTGGAACGGTTGATGACAAGGGCCTTAGGTTAA
- a CDS encoding flavin reductase family protein: protein MAQDNEAISTQMRAGLRRLAKAVVVITTKKDGQRHAMAATAVSELSMDPPSMLICVNKTASMHPVLASGADFCINILDADHMHISAACSGKVKGEARFEIGSWADTSIDIPRLDDAQASFVCRQTQQITYGSHSIFIGDVVEAFSSPVVDPLVYVDGRYTRVGPDIVADAA from the coding sequence ATGGCCCAGGACAACGAAGCAATCTCCACTCAGATGCGGGCGGGGCTGCGTCGCTTGGCCAAGGCCGTGGTGGTCATCACGACCAAGAAGGATGGGCAGCGTCACGCGATGGCGGCGACCGCCGTCAGCGAACTGAGCATGGACCCGCCGAGCATGTTGATCTGCGTCAACAAGACGGCGTCAATGCACCCGGTGCTGGCCTCCGGCGCGGATTTCTGCATCAACATCCTCGACGCGGACCATATGCATATCTCCGCAGCGTGCAGCGGCAAGGTGAAAGGCGAGGCGCGTTTCGAGATTGGAAGCTGGGCGGACACGTCGATCGACATTCCCCGCCTCGACGATGCGCAGGCGAGCTTCGTGTGCCGTCAGACGCAGCAGATCACATACGGATCGCATTCGATCTTCATCGGCGATGTCGTGGAGGCATTCAGCAGCCCGGTTGTCGATCCGCTGGTTTATGTCGACGGGCGCTATACGCGAGTCGGCCCGGACATCGTAGCAGACGCAGCCTAA
- a CDS encoding ABC transporter permease, translating into MSLALRFALRDLRGGLTGLRLLVICLFLGVASLAGIGSLTASINAALSEQGQTILGGDLAFDLNQRIATPDEWAAMEKQGRVSQVTRLRAMIARPDGADAVLSELKSVDAAWPLYGSFTLARGGDRPGFGEVAIADALADRLGVKAGEQVRIGDKLFRISGIIAQEPDRVGSGFTFGPTAIVAAESLDATGLLQPGSIYETQYRVRTPANVDPTAAIAAVSAATPGAGWETRDRTNGSPSTRRFIDRMGQFLSLVGLTALVVAGIGVGNGVASYLDGKRPGIATLKALGASSRTIFLTYLLQIIIVSAVGIALGLIVGGLLPWLVTLFAGDMLPVPPSLGVYPSALAISAAYGLLTALLFALVPLVRARHVAAAALFRGGLGESGKSGSGVWFAVIFIAALIAALAISTAREPGLAAIFLAAALALLVVLSLFGVLIQRVAARLPRPRHPLARLALANLHRPGAQTGRLIVALGLGLSLFTTLAVVETNLSGQMASSIPAKSPSFFALDIPSEGVDQFRTIIARQSPGADVVTVPSLRGPVVAVRNQRVADMKEIPEDAWILRGDRGLTYLEMLPTGNTVVDGKWWPRNYSGEPLVSVDIRAAKALNLKVGDMLTVSVLGVEVPARIANFREIDWDTMGLNFGMIFSPNALKDAPHSYLATIALPGGAGAAQEKAINRDIIRAFPSASLIRVKEVITSLGNLLGQLSAAVRVAASIAIAAGIAVLVGAIAAARRTRTYDAVLLKLLGATRRQVLAVQAMEYALLALLVSGIAFAVSAGAGWYLATKTLGLQWTPDWAVVLGTLAAGALLTLALGLLGSLPALAARPARALREL; encoded by the coding sequence ATGAGCCTTGCGCTGCGGTTCGCATTGCGGGACTTGCGCGGTGGCCTGACTGGCCTGCGGCTGCTCGTCATCTGCCTGTTCCTGGGCGTCGCATCGCTGGCGGGCATCGGCAGTCTCACTGCCTCGATCAACGCCGCGCTCTCCGAACAGGGCCAGACGATCCTCGGCGGCGATTTAGCATTCGACCTCAACCAGCGCATCGCCACCCCTGACGAATGGGCCGCGATGGAGAAGCAGGGTCGCGTCTCGCAAGTCACGCGCCTGCGCGCGATGATCGCCCGGCCCGATGGCGCGGACGCTGTACTCAGCGAATTGAAATCCGTGGATGCCGCTTGGCCGCTCTATGGCAGCTTCACGCTGGCGCGCGGCGGCGACCGCCCCGGGTTCGGCGAAGTCGCCATCGCCGATGCGCTTGCCGACCGCCTCGGCGTCAAGGCAGGCGAGCAGGTGCGCATCGGCGACAAGCTGTTCCGCATTTCCGGCATCATCGCGCAGGAGCCCGATCGCGTCGGCTCCGGCTTCACCTTCGGCCCGACCGCCATCGTTGCGGCGGAGAGCCTTGATGCGACGGGCCTGCTGCAGCCCGGCAGCATCTACGAAACGCAATATCGCGTGCGCACGCCCGCCAATGTCGACCCCACCGCCGCCATTGCCGCCGTCAGCGCCGCGACACCCGGCGCAGGCTGGGAGACGCGCGACCGCACGAATGGCTCGCCCAGCACGCGGCGCTTCATCGATCGCATGGGTCAATTTCTGTCTCTGGTTGGCCTGACCGCATTGGTCGTGGCGGGCATCGGCGTCGGCAATGGTGTGGCCAGCTACCTCGACGGTAAGCGCCCCGGCATTGCGACTCTCAAGGCTCTTGGGGCATCCAGCCGCACGATATTCCTGACATATCTACTTCAAATCATCATCGTATCCGCCGTTGGCATAGCGCTCGGACTGATAGTCGGCGGGTTGCTGCCATGGCTCGTCACCCTATTCGCGGGCGACATGCTGCCGGTCCCGCCGAGCCTTGGCGTCTATCCCTCTGCGCTCGCGATCAGCGCGGCCTACGGCCTGTTGACCGCACTGCTGTTCGCGCTGGTGCCACTCGTGCGCGCCCGCCATGTCGCGGCGGCGGCGCTGTTTAGAGGCGGACTTGGGGAGAGCGGAAAAAGCGGATCAGGCGTCTGGTTTGCCGTCATCTTCATTGCAGCGCTGATTGCGGCGCTCGCCATATCGACCGCGCGCGAGCCGGGGCTTGCCGCGATATTCCTCGCTGCGGCGCTGGCCTTGCTGGTGGTGCTTTCGCTTTTCGGCGTCCTGATCCAACGTGTAGCCGCGCGGTTGCCGCGCCCACGCCACCCTTTGGCCCGCCTTGCGCTCGCCAATCTTCACCGTCCGGGTGCGCAGACCGGAAGGCTGATTGTCGCGCTGGGCCTTGGCCTGTCGCTGTTCACGACGCTGGCGGTCGTGGAGACCAACCTCTCAGGCCAAATGGCGAGCAGCATCCCGGCCAAGTCGCCCAGCTTCTTTGCCCTCGATATCCCGTCCGAAGGCGTCGATCAGTTCCGTACCATCATTGCGCGCCAGTCGCCGGGTGCAGATGTGGTGACGGTGCCTTCGTTGCGTGGCCCGGTAGTAGCAGTGCGCAATCAACGCGTCGCCGATATGAAGGAGATCCCCGAGGACGCGTGGATACTGCGAGGCGACCGCGGACTTACCTATTTAGAGATGCTCCCGACTGGCAATACGGTCGTCGATGGCAAATGGTGGCCTAGGAACTACAGTGGCGAACCGCTTGTCTCGGTCGATATCCGCGCAGCGAAGGCGCTGAACCTGAAAGTGGGCGACATGCTGACGGTGTCGGTCCTCGGGGTCGAAGTGCCCGCGCGCATCGCCAACTTCCGCGAGATCGACTGGGATACGATGGGCCTCAACTTCGGGATGATCTTTTCGCCCAATGCCCTGAAGGACGCGCCGCATAGCTATCTTGCGACGATAGCCTTGCCCGGTGGGGCAGGGGCCGCGCAGGAAAAGGCGATCAACCGCGACATCATCCGCGCCTTTCCGTCCGCCTCGCTGATCCGGGTGAAGGAAGTCATCACATCGCTGGGCAACCTCTTGGGGCAACTCTCCGCCGCCGTGCGGGTTGCCGCCTCGATTGCGATAGCCGCAGGCATCGCCGTGCTGGTCGGCGCAATAGCCGCGGCGCGCCGTACCCGCACCTATGACGCGGTGCTGCTCAAGCTGTTGGGCGCAACCCGCCGGCAAGTGCTGGCGGTGCAGGCGATGGAATATGCACTGCTGGCGCTGCTGGTGTCGGGCATCGCCTTTGCCGTCTCGGCCGGGGCAGGGTGGTATCTCGCGACGAAGACGCTTGGCCTGCAATGGACGCCGGATTGGGCGGTGGTGCTGGGCACATTGGCGGCAGGCGCGTTGCTCACGCTCGCGCTGGGGCTTCTCGGATCGCTGCCCGCGCTGGCCGCACGGCCTGCGCGAGCGTTGCGAGAGCTTTAG
- a CDS encoding ABC transporter ATP-binding protein, translated as MTASHIVIDARDVTLSLGKDAARVDILRGVSLSVAAGESVALLGPSGSGKSSLMAVLSGLERATSGAIHVAGADFGALDEDGLALARRGRIGIVLQAFHLLPTMTAQENVAVPLELEGEPEAFSRAQAELASVGLGHRVTHYPAQMSGGEQQRVAIARAIAPRPALLFADEPTGNLDAATGEAIMDLLFARQKETGATLVMITHDVALSRRCDRIITMRDGRIVDDAV; from the coding sequence ATGACAGCATCCCATATCGTGATCGACGCCCGCGATGTCACCCTTTCGCTGGGCAAGGATGCCGCGCGGGTGGATATATTACGCGGCGTCAGCCTTTCGGTGGCGGCGGGCGAGAGCGTCGCGTTGCTGGGGCCGTCCGGATCGGGCAAGTCCTCGCTGATGGCAGTGCTCTCCGGACTTGAGCGTGCAACCAGCGGCGCGATCCATGTCGCGGGCGCGGATTTCGGCGCACTGGACGAGGACGGCCTGGCGCTCGCCCGGCGTGGCCGCATCGGCATCGTGTTGCAGGCGTTTCACTTGCTGCCGACGATGACGGCGCAGGAGAATGTCGCCGTCCCCCTCGAACTGGAAGGTGAACCTGAGGCATTTTCCCGGGCGCAGGCGGAGCTTGCGTCAGTAGGTCTCGGTCATCGCGTCACGCACTATCCAGCGCAAATGTCGGGCGGGGAGCAGCAGCGCGTTGCCATAGCCCGCGCCATTGCGCCGCGTCCTGCACTGCTCTTCGCCGACGAGCCGACCGGCAATCTGGACGCCGCCACGGGCGAGGCGATCATGGACCTCCTATTCGCGCGCCAGAAGGAGACCGGCGCGACGCTGGTGATGATCACGCATGACGTGGCGCTCAGCCGCCGGTGCGACCGGATCATCACCATGCGCGACGGCCGCATCGTGGATGACGCTGTATGA
- a CDS encoding arylesterase: MGDGDFQMQANARGSDVKKLYGAARHLVQLAAAIGLLTAIPAQAAEKLILAFGDSLTAGYGLKPNESFPAQLQAALRKDGLQVRVHNAGVSGDTTAQGKARLNWVLRSFPRAPDLAIVELGGNDMLRGIDPAQTRANLNAILAEFKRRKIKVLLAGMLAAPNMGSAYRAKFDPIYPMLAKHYGVPLYPFFMKGVTGNRSLLLQDNMHPTGQGVGIVVRNIKPLVKPLLN; the protein is encoded by the coding sequence ATGGGCGATGGAGACTTTCAGATGCAGGCGAACGCGCGCGGAAGCGACGTGAAAAAGCTATATGGTGCGGCGCGGCATCTTGTCCAACTCGCGGCGGCAATTGGATTGCTGACGGCCATTCCGGCGCAGGCGGCGGAGAAGCTGATCCTTGCGTTCGGGGACAGCCTGACGGCGGGATATGGCCTCAAACCCAATGAGAGTTTCCCGGCGCAGTTGCAGGCGGCACTTCGCAAGGACGGGTTGCAGGTGCGGGTTCATAACGCGGGCGTGTCGGGCGACACGACGGCGCAGGGCAAGGCGCGGCTGAATTGGGTGCTGCGGTCCTTCCCGCGCGCGCCGGACCTTGCGATCGTGGAGTTGGGCGGGAACGATATGCTGCGTGGCATAGATCCGGCGCAGACGCGGGCGAATCTCAACGCGATATTGGCGGAGTTCAAGCGGCGGAAGATCAAGGTGCTGCTGGCGGGTATGCTCGCCGCGCCGAATATGGGCAGCGCCTATCGGGCGAAGTTCGATCCCATCTATCCGATGCTGGCAAAGCACTATGGCGTGCCGCTCTATCCGTTCTTCATGAAGGGCGTGACGGGGAACCGGAGCCTGCTGTTGCAGGATAACATGCATCCAACAGGGCAAGGTGTCGGCATCGTTGTGCGGAACATCAAGCCTCTGGTGAAACCGCTGCTCAACTAA
- a CDS encoding YifB family Mg chelatase-like AAA ATPase — MVATVSTVAYLGLEARRVEVQCQLVPGLPNFIVVGLGDKAVTESKERVRNAIAAIGLSLPPKRITVNLSPADLPKEGSHYDLPIAMALLCAMGVIDAETLSGYVVVGELGLDGRVAPSPGVLLAALHAGEQGLGLICPAAQGSEAAWAGHVEVVAAPGLLPLLNHFKGTAMLSAPQPGEVETPVRTADLRQVKGQETAKRALEIAAAGGHNMLMAGPPGAGKSLMASCLPGILPELSPAEALEVSMVASVAGTLENGRLSRARPFRAPHHSASMAALVGGGLRVKPGEVSLAHLGVLFLDELPEFQRAVLDSLRQPLETGTVSVARANAHVTFPARVQLIAAMNPCRCGHLGDPALACARAPRCASDYQAKVSGPLLDRIDLHIDVNAVTAADLVLPPPAEGSEQVAARVAAARAIQTARYADHAIRTNAEVDGDLLEEVATPDEPGRQLLAQAASSMRMSARGYTRVLRVARTIADLSASEGLTRVHIAEALSYRRRAPVS, encoded by the coding sequence TTGGTCGCAACAGTATCGACGGTCGCCTACCTCGGGCTGGAGGCGCGCCGTGTGGAAGTGCAGTGCCAGCTTGTGCCCGGTCTTCCCAACTTCATCGTCGTGGGATTGGGCGACAAGGCCGTCACCGAGAGCAAGGAGCGCGTGCGCAACGCGATCGCCGCCATCGGCTTGTCGCTGCCGCCCAAGCGGATCACCGTGAACCTCTCGCCCGCCGATTTGCCGAAGGAAGGGTCGCATTACGATCTTCCCATAGCGATGGCGTTGCTCTGCGCAATGGGAGTCATCGATGCCGAGACGCTGAGTGGTTATGTCGTCGTCGGAGAACTCGGGCTGGATGGCCGCGTCGCGCCTTCGCCTGGCGTGCTACTGGCGGCGCTCCATGCCGGGGAACAGGGGCTGGGCCTCATCTGTCCCGCTGCGCAAGGAAGCGAAGCCGCATGGGCGGGTCATGTCGAAGTCGTCGCCGCGCCGGGACTGCTGCCGTTGCTCAATCACTTCAAGGGCACCGCAATGCTCTCCGCCCCACAACCGGGCGAAGTCGAGACACCTGTCCGCACCGCCGACCTGCGGCAAGTGAAAGGGCAGGAAACCGCCAAGCGCGCGCTGGAGATCGCGGCGGCAGGCGGTCACAACATGCTGATGGCTGGTCCACCCGGTGCCGGCAAGTCGCTGATGGCAAGTTGCCTTCCCGGCATCCTCCCCGAACTCAGCCCTGCCGAGGCGCTGGAAGTCTCCATGGTGGCGAGCGTCGCGGGCACATTGGAGAATGGCCGCCTCAGCCGCGCACGCCCGTTCCGCGCGCCGCATCACAGCGCGTCGATGGCGGCGCTGGTGGGTGGGGGCCTGAGGGTCAAACCCGGCGAAGTCAGCCTCGCGCATCTCGGCGTCCTGTTCCTCGACGAACTCCCCGAGTTTCAGCGCGCCGTCCTCGACTCCCTCCGCCAGCCACTCGAAACCGGCACGGTCAGCGTCGCCCGCGCCAATGCCCACGTCACCTTCCCGGCGCGCGTGCAGTTGATCGCGGCTATGAACCCGTGCCGTTGCGGGCATCTGGGCGATCCCGCGCTCGCCTGCGCCCGCGCGCCGCGTTGCGCTTCGGATTATCAGGCGAAGGTTTCCGGCCCGCTTCTCGACCGCATCGATTTGCACATCGACGTCAATGCCGTCACCGCCGCCGATCTTGTCCTGCCGCCGCCAGCCGAAGGGTCCGAGCAGGTCGCCGCCCGTGTCGCCGCCGCACGCGCGATCCAGACGGCGCGCTATGCCGATCACGCGATCCGCACCAATGCCGAAGTGGATGGCGACTTGCTGGAGGAGGTTGCGACGCCCGACGAGCCGGGCCGCCAACTCCTTGCGCAGGCGGCCTCCTCGATGCGCATGTCCGCACGAGGGTACACGCGCGTCCTGCGCGTCGCGCGAACGATCGCAGACCTCTCCGCCAGCGAAGGCCTAACCCGCGTCCATATCGCCGAAGCGCTCAGCTACCGCAGGCGCGCGCCGGTTAGTTGA
- a CDS encoding winged helix-turn-helix transcriptional regulator, which produces MLRKRAYSDGCAAAHALDLIGDRWAMPVMREMLLGPRRFSDIRAALPGLSANVLTQRLEELEAVSIVQRRKLPPPASVQVYELTQWGLESEELFKVLGRWAARSPYKEPGPMSPVSLIMSMRTMFSPERAGAMKAAIGFRFGPETFRADINKGEISAGRGDVADVAVLFDGDQNALIESLYGGVPLDALADRLQVTGDRALADKFLTLFPLPSVVPDLRPSISD; this is translated from the coding sequence ATGTTGAGGAAAAGAGCTTATTCCGATGGCTGTGCGGCGGCGCACGCGCTCGATCTTATCGGAGATCGCTGGGCGATGCCGGTAATGCGCGAAATGCTGCTGGGTCCACGCCGCTTTTCGGACATCCGCGCCGCGCTGCCGGGCCTTAGCGCCAATGTGCTGACGCAGCGGCTGGAGGAGCTGGAGGCCGTCAGCATCGTGCAGCGCCGCAAGCTGCCGCCGCCAGCCTCGGTGCAGGTGTATGAGTTGACGCAGTGGGGGCTGGAATCGGAAGAACTTTTCAAGGTGCTGGGCCGCTGGGCGGCGCGCTCGCCTTATAAGGAGCCGGGTCCGATGAGTCCGGTTTCGCTCATCATGTCGATGCGCACGATGTTCTCACCCGAACGAGCAGGGGCCATGAAGGCGGCCATCGGCTTTCGCTTCGGTCCGGAAACATTCCGCGCCGACATCAACAAGGGAGAGATTTCCGCAGGCCGGGGCGATGTTGCCGATGTCGCTGTCCTCTTCGATGGAGATCAGAACGCGTTGATCGAGAGCCTCTACGGCGGCGTGCCTCTCGATGCTTTAGCGGACCGGCTTCAGGTTACCGGCGATCGCGCTTTGGCGGACAAATTCCTGACCCTCTTTCCGTTACCGTCGGTCGTCCCTGATCTACGTCCATCCATTTCGGACTAA
- a CDS encoding VOC family protein — translation MSKMIFVNLPVTDLARSITFYEAAGAVRDDRFADETAQCMTFSDSIHVMLLTHEKFSTFTNRSIVDARTSAEVLLALSQDSRAAVNAMVDAALAAGGSEVHEPQDHGFMFERAVADPDGHGWGVMWMDMAAFEKMNAGQKAEADA, via the coding sequence ATGAGCAAGATGATCTTCGTGAATCTTCCCGTCACCGATCTGGCGCGATCAATCACCTTCTACGAAGCGGCAGGTGCTGTTCGCGACGACCGTTTCGCTGACGAAACGGCGCAATGCATGACCTTCTCCGACAGCATCCATGTCATGCTGCTGACGCATGAGAAGTTCAGTACGTTCACCAATCGATCGATCGTCGACGCCAGAACGTCCGCCGAAGTGCTGCTGGCGTTGTCGCAGGATAGCCGTGCCGCCGTGAACGCGATGGTGGATGCGGCGCTTGCAGCTGGCGGCAGCGAAGTGCACGAACCGCAGGACCACGGTTTCATGTTCGAGCGCGCGGTCGCCGATCCGGATGGCCACGGATGGGGCGTGATGTGGATGGACATGGCGGCGTTCGAGAAGATGAACGCAGGCCAAAAAGCAGAAGCAGACGCCTGA
- a CDS encoding glutathione S-transferase family protein, with amino-acid sequence MPIDPQSEIEVTGFSWVPPFAQGHVRDLRVRWALEEAGMSYRTRLFHAMEQRPDYYFTEQPFGQVPAYDDGTVQLFESGAIVLHIGRDCETLLPTDTASRARATAWLIAALNSVEPMIGELNTIDIFASGEEWARLRRPSLEERVRGRLTRLSDWLGEKDYLEGQFTAGDLMMASVLRGLERSGLMNEQPRVAQYYERCLARPAFSRALAAQMADFTQDAKEGVAA; translated from the coding sequence ATGCCAATCGATCCACAATCCGAAATCGAAGTGACGGGCTTTTCCTGGGTGCCGCCCTTTGCGCAGGGGCATGTGCGCGACCTGCGCGTCAGGTGGGCGTTGGAGGAAGCCGGGATGTCCTATCGCACCCGCCTATTTCACGCCATGGAGCAACGTCCGGATTATTACTTCACTGAACAGCCGTTCGGTCAGGTGCCGGCTTACGATGACGGCACAGTGCAACTGTTCGAAAGCGGCGCGATCGTGCTGCATATCGGGCGAGATTGCGAAACCCTGCTGCCCACCGATACCGCATCAAGAGCGCGCGCCACTGCATGGCTGATAGCTGCGCTCAACAGCGTTGAGCCGATGATAGGCGAACTGAACACGATCGACATCTTCGCCTCGGGGGAAGAGTGGGCGCGGCTGCGTCGCCCAAGCCTGGAAGAGCGAGTGCGCGGCAGGCTCACGCGTCTGTCCGACTGGCTTGGAGAGAAGGATTATCTCGAAGGCCAATTCACCGCGGGCGACCTGATGATGGCCAGCGTCCTGCGCGGCTTGGAGAGGAGCGGCTTGATGAACGAACAGCCTCGGGTAGCGCAATATTACGAACGCTGCCTCGCGCGGCCCGCTTTTAGCAGGGCGCTGGCGGCTCAGATGGCGGACTTCACGCAGGATGCAAAGGAAGGAGTGGCAGCATGA
- a CDS encoding DUF1428 domain-containing protein encodes MSYIDGFVIPVPTGNKEAYRAMAAKAAPVLLEHGALRVVEAWGDDIQPGKTNDFRTAVIAEDGESVAFSWIEWPSKEVRDAGMAKVMDDERMKPDGDLPFSGARMIYGGFAPLIDEKA; translated from the coding sequence ATGAGCTACATTGATGGGTTCGTGATTCCGGTGCCGACCGGCAACAAGGAAGCATATCGTGCCATGGCGGCCAAAGCTGCGCCGGTGCTGCTGGAACATGGCGCGTTGCGCGTTGTGGAGGCTTGGGGAGACGATATCCAGCCGGGCAAGACCAACGACTTCCGTACTGCGGTCATCGCAGAAGACGGCGAAAGCGTGGCGTTCTCCTGGATTGAGTGGCCGTCCAAAGAGGTACGTGATGCAGGTATGGCGAAGGTTATGGATGATGAGCGGATGAAGCCCGACGGCGACCTTCCGTTCAGCGGCGCGCGCATGATCTATGGCGGCTTCGCACCCCTGATCGACGAAAAAGCCTGA